The Haloferax sp. Atlit-12N region GGCGCGGGCATCGTGGCCCCGGACGACGAGACGCCCACGTGGAGCGAGCGCAAGGCTCGCAAGACGGGGCTCTCCCGGCTCACCTACGAGTACTTCGAGCGCGCACGTCGTGAAGACCAGGACCTCCGCACGGAGTCCGACTACGTCGAACGCGACGTGCTGGCGTTCCCCACGTGGCCCCACGAGACCGTTCGTAACCTCTCGATTGCGTCGTTCTTCGTCGGGATGATTCTGTTCCTCTCGGCGACCATGCCGCCGCACATCGGCAACCCCGCGAATCCGTCGAGTACCCCGGCGATTATCCTGCCCGACTGGTATCTCTACTGGTCGTTCGGCCTGCTCAAGCTCAACCCGCTGAACCCCGAACTGGCCATCCTCGGCGGACAGAAGCTGATGGCCGACCGTACCTACGGCGTGCTGGCGAACGGCGTCGTCGTCGGCTTCATCGCCATCGTGCCCTTCCTCAACAAGGGCTCGGCCCGGCGACCCGTCGAGCAGCCGTTCTGGTCCGCAGTCGGCGTCTTCGGCGTGGTGTTCGCGATGACCATCTCGCTTCTGGCCATCAAGAACCTCATGCCGATGAACGTCGACCTGCTGTTCGACCTGACGTTCCTGCTCCCGTTCGTCTTCGGGACCATCACCTACGCGATACTGAAGACGATGCGCGAGGGGTACATGTACAACCTCAACCGCCGCTACTACCGGCTTCGCCCGCCGAAATAGAGCGGAACCACTACCAACCGTCCCTTCTTAGCGTCACTAATGACAGATAGCGACGCAACCGGTCGAACCGGCGACGCCGACGGAGCGCGGCGCGGACGCCGCGGCCGGCGCGACATCGTCGTCCCCATGCGGCTCTACAAGACGATTACCGTCTTCTCGACGCTCATCGCCGTCGTCAGCGTGGTCCTCGGCTTCGTCTTCCTCGACGCCGCGACGCTCCAAGTGAGTGCCCTCCGGGCGGTCATCGCCGGCGTGCTGGGCGCGCTCGGAATCGGCGTCGCCGACGGTTTGCTGAGCACGGCCCTCGCGGTCTTCGGACTCGGCATCATCGCGTTCGGCGCGGTCGTCTACACGCTCGGCACCCGGTTTCGCGCCCAAGGAATGGGAAAGTCTCAAGAGGACTCCGGCGAAGACTCGAACAATGGCTGACGAATTCATCAAGGGTCTGGGTATCCTGACCGGGTCCGGACTCGCGTGGCTGGTGCTCGCGTCGTGGTACCGGACGAGCAGTTTCGAGAGCACACAACAGCTCATCGAGCCGCTGTCGTCCGGCGCGACCGAGGGACTGTTCAACATCATCGCCGTCACGCTGATGGACGTGTTCCTCTGGTTCGCGCTCCTCGGCGCGCTCACCTTCTGGGTGCTCATCCCTGCGGGCCACCAGATTATGTCCGCGCTCGAAGAGCGCCGCAACGCGCAGTAAGCCGACGCGGCGCGGGCCGTTCTCCTCTCATCTCGATTCGAATCGCCGAAACGTCCCTCACGATAGCGGGTGCACTCCCCGCCGCGCCCCGCGTCGGATTGGAAAAACTCTAATGAGTCTCGCTCCGACGGTCCTGTATGCACCCACTACAGTTCCTCGTTCCGCTCGACCAGTTGGCGGCGGTCGAACCGGTCGTCCCGCACGTGGCGCTCGTGCTCGTGCTTGCGAACTTCGCGACGCGCTTCCTCGGTCACCGGTCGCACGTCAAACAGGCCGAGGAAGGCGGTGAGGAGGCCATCTCCCGATACCTCCCGCACTCGATTAGTTCGGGCGCGCTCGTCCTGACCTCGTTCCTCTACCTGCTCGTCGAGCCGCACGGCGGCATGGTGCTGACCGTGCTGGTCGTCGGGATGTTCGTCACCGACTTCTTCGAGTTCGAAGCGCGCAAGGTCGAAGCCCGCACCGACAAGCCGCTCGAACGCCCGAACGGCTCGCTCGTCGCTGCAACGCTCGTGCTCCTGTACGCGGCGTTCCAGAGCCTCTTCTTCCTCGTCGCGGACTACTGGAACCTCATCGTCTAAGCTCGCGGCGCTTTCTTCTCCGCGTCGCCGCGTTCGCACCGCTCACGAGGAACACGTATTTTCGACGACGCCGAGCGCCGCTGCTCGGGGTCCGGAATCACGGCCGAGCGAGGCGCTCACTCGACGAGAAGCGGAACGCTCCCGTCGCGGTCGATGACAACCGACTCCGACGGGTGGACTTCCCGGACGACCTCGTCGTCGGCGACGAGCGAGACGGGCGCGTCGTCGCGTTCGACCGATAGTCGGACGGGCGGCTGGAGGACCCACGAGTTCGTCTGGGTCGCGTACGGTGAGACGGGCACGACGGCGAGTCCAGCGGCGGGACCGACGACCGCGCCGCCAGCGGCGCGCGCGTAGCCGGAACTCCCGAGCGGCGTGGCGACGACGACGCCGTCGGCGCGGAACTCGTCGACCGGCGTCCAGCGCGCCGCCGCGCGCGACTCGTCGGTCGGTTCGGACGAGAAGGGGACCGCGGCCTCCGCGTGGGCGACGCCGTACTCGGAGATATGCGCCGGTTCGCTCGTGACGAGCATCGCGTCGAGGAGCGCGCGACCCGCCGCGTCGCCGCCGACGCGGAGCGAGAGCGTCGGGTGGTCGACGACCCGACCGTCACCCGCGGCGACCGTGGACAGTCGCGATTCGAGGTCGCGGCGCGGGGTCGACCACGGCGCGCCGCAGTCGACGGGGACGACCGGGCACGACCACTCGGAGCCGAGGGCGACCGCCGAGAGCGCCGCCTCGCCGACGGCGACGACGGCGTCCGCGTCGGCCGGCTCCGGTTCGACCGACGCACCGGCCGCTCTGACGGCGGTGGCGACCGAGTCGTCACCGACGATACCGAATCTCATCGTCGTCCACCTGCGGCGAGCCCCCGTAGCATCGTCCCGTGCTACGCCGCGGCGAATAAAAGCCCTCGTGGTTCGGTCCGGCGATGGGCGACGCAGGCCGGACGGGCCGGACGGGCCGGACGAGTACTGTGAGTCGCCGACGCCTCAGAACGGCCAGTCGCCGGTGACTTTCATGCCTTCCGCTTGGTCTTCGGCTTCGAGCGCCGCCGCGATGTCCGCGGGGTCGGCGTGGGGTATCTCGCGGTCTGCGTCGGCGAGTTCGACGGTCAGTTCCGTCAGGAGAATCGCCTGCTCTCGGAGCGTCCGCGACTCCAGTTTCTCGATGGTGTCGGCGTGGGTGTGGCCCCAGCCGCGGCCGCGGCCTTCCTTCTCGCTCCCGACCATGTACGCCGGGACGCCGTGGGCGACGAACGGCCAGTGGTCGCTGTGTGGGAGCTGTTCGGGGAGCGACGAAACGTCGTGGTCGAACCGCTCGGCAACCGTCTCGGCGGCGGTTCCGAGTTCGTCGAAGCCGTGAGTCGTGAGCTTGAGCGTCCGCCCGGCGACGACGCCGTCGTTGTTGACGATGGCCTTCACGTTTGCCCGGTCGTCGCCGAGGCGGTCGGCCTCGTACTCGGAGCCGACGAGGCCGACTTCCTCCGCGCCGAAGCAGACGAAGCGGACGCGCGTGTCGAGTTCGTCCTCGCGGGCGGCGAGCGCGCGGGCGACCTCGACCACCATCGCGGTGCCCGCGCCGTTGTCCATCGCGCCCTCGGCGATGTCGTGGGCGTCGAGGTGGCTCGTGACGAGTACCTCCTCGTCAGTGTCGGGACCGAGTTCGGCGTGGACGTTCCCGCTTTCGGCCGCGGGCACTTCGCAGGTCACGTCGACGGTCACCTCGTCACCGTCGAACCGGCGGCGGAGGCGCGCGCCGACCTCTTTGCTCACGCCGACCGCGGGGATGTCGCCGATGGGGGCCTCTGCGGTACCGACGCTCCCCGTGGGCGGGAGTTGGCCGGGGACGTGGTTGGCGAAGACGAACGCGGCCGCGCCGGCCTCGACGGCGTAGTAGTACTTCTCGCGGCGGTGGATGAAGCGGTCGTAGTGGTCGGGCACCGTCGTGGAGACGACGACGACCTTCCCCGAGAGGTCGCGGTCGAAGTCCTCGGGCAGGCCGTAACCGAGGTCGACCAGTTCGCCGCTCGCGGTGCCGGCGGGACTGCGCGGGAGTGCGATGCAGTCCTGCGTGGTGTCGGCGGCGTAGAGGGCGCTGTCGCCGCGTTCCCAGCCCTGAATCTCGAAGGGGTCGATGCGGGCGTTGCGCGCGCCGACGCGTTCGAGTGCGTCGCGGGTCGCCTCCATCGCCTCGCGCTCGCCGGGTGAACCGGCCATTCGGTTGCCGATGTCGACGAGCGTCTCCAGGTGGTTCCAGCCGACCTCGCTGGTGAACGTGTCGCCTATCCAGTCACTCATAGTGGACCGTCTCGCGGGGCCGTGGTAACCGTTGCGATGGGGCGAAAACGCGGCGGTGGCGAGGCGGAAAAATCGGCCGACATCGGCGAGGCACTCACCTCAGGGCGTCGCGGCCGCGACGGCGAACAAGCGGGGCCGAACCGCGACGCGACCCACGGGCGAACGGCAGGTTCAAGGACCATCTATCACGTACGTTCATTCATGACTGACGTGCGAATCGCCGGGGTCGGACTGACGAAGTTCGGCAGCCACCCCGAGCGAACCGGCCGCGACCTGTTCGCGGAGGCCGCCCTCGCCGCCCGTGAGGACGCCGGCGTCTCCCGCGACGACTACGAGGAAATCTTCTACGGCAACTTCATGGGCGAACTCGCCGAGAAGCAGGGCCATCAGGGGCCGGTCATGGCCGAGGCCGCCGGCCTCGACTGCCCCGCGACCCGCTACGAGCAGGCCTGTGCCTCCGCGGGCGTCGCCTTCCGGCAGGCCGTCGCGACGATTCGGAGTGGCGCGGCCGACGTGGTCCTCGCCGGCGGCATGGAACGCATGAACAACCTCGGGACCGCCGAGGTGACCCAGTCGCTCGCCATCGCCGCGGACGAACTGTTCGAGGTCCGTGCGGGCGTCACGTTCCCCGGCGCGTACGCGCTCATGGCCCGCGCGTACTTCGACGCCTTCGGCGGCGACAACGAGGACCTCGCGCACATCGCGGTGAAGAACCACGCCAACGCGATGCAGAACGACTACGCGCAGTTCCACCGCGAAATTACCGTCGAGGACGCGCTCGAGAGCCCCGTCGTCGCCGACCCGCTCACACTCTACGACGCCTGTCCCATCACCGACGGCGCGAGCGCGGTCGTCCTCGTCAGCGACGACTACGCCGAGCGACACGACCTCGACGCGCCCGTCTCCGTCACCGGGTCGGGACAGGGCGGCGACAAGGCGGCGCTCCAAGACAGGCCCCACCTCGCGCGGACGCCCGCCGCGACGAAGGCCGCCGACGCCGCCTACGCGGACGCCGGCATCGGTCCCGACGACGTGGACGTGGCCGAGGTCCACGACTGCTTCACCATCGCCGAGGTGCTCGCGCTCGAGTCGCTCGGCCTCTACGACCACGGCGAGGGAGTCGGCGCGGCCGCCCGCGGCGAGACGACCCGCGACGGCGACCTTCCGGTGAACCTCTCGGGCGGTCTCAAGGCGAAGGGCCACCCCGTCGGCGCGACGGGGACCGCCCAAATCGTCGAGATGACGAAGCTCCTCCGCGGCGACCACGGCAACAGCGACGCCGTCCCCGACGCTCGGGTCGGCGTCACCCACAACGCGGGTGGCACCGTCGCCAGCGCGGTCGTCCACGTCCTGGAGGTGGACCGATGACCGACACCGGCTACGACGAGTGGCTGGCCGCAATCGCGGACGGGGAGGGCTGCTATCTCGCGTGTCCGGACGGCCACGGCTCGCTCCCGCCGCGGCGCTCCTGTCCGCATTGCGGCGCGGCCGAGTTGACGGCGGAACCGCTCCCGGAGACGGGCGAGATACGCACCTTCACCGAGGTACACGTCCCCGCGCCGAACTTCGCCGACGAAGCGCCCTACGTGACGGCAATCGCGTCGTTCGGTCCCGTCAAACTCACGGGCGTCGTCCGCGACCTCCCCGCCGACGAGGTCGACCTCGGCACGACCGTCTCGATAGACGTGGGCGAGAACGCGACGACCGACGAGCGGTTGCTCGTGTTCCGGCCCGCGAGCGAGTAGCGCCGCGCTCGCCGCACGTTATTTCTCGCGCGCCTCGACGGCCTCCAGCGGTGAGCGCCAG contains the following coding sequences:
- a CDS encoding cytochrome bc complex cytochrome b subunit, which translates into the protein MSDNEPENEEIRSDGAGIVAPDDETPTWSERKARKTGLSRLTYEYFERARREDQDLRTESDYVERDVLAFPTWPHETVRNLSIASFFVGMILFLSATMPPHIGNPANPSSTPAIILPDWYLYWSFGLLKLNPLNPELAILGGQKLMADRTYGVLANGVVVGFIAIVPFLNKGSARRPVEQPFWSAVGVFGVVFAMTISLLAIKNLMPMNVDLLFDLTFLLPFVFGTITYAILKTMREGYMYNLNRRYYRLRPPK
- a CDS encoding NAD(+)/NADH kinase, yielding MRFGIVGDDSVATAVRAAGASVEPEPADADAVVAVGEAALSAVALGSEWSCPVVPVDCGAPWSTPRRDLESRLSTVAAGDGRVVDHPTLSLRVGGDAAGRALLDAMLVTSEPAHISEYGVAHAEAAVPFSSEPTDESRAAARWTPVDEFRADGVVVATPLGSSGYARAAGGAVVGPAAGLAVVPVSPYATQTNSWVLQPPVRLSVERDDAPVSLVADDEVVREVHPSESVVIDRDGSVPLLVE
- a CDS encoding M28 family peptidase is translated as MSDWIGDTFTSEVGWNHLETLVDIGNRMAGSPGEREAMEATRDALERVGARNARIDPFEIQGWERGDSALYAADTTQDCIALPRSPAGTASGELVDLGYGLPEDFDRDLSGKVVVVSTTVPDHYDRFIHRREKYYYAVEAGAAAFVFANHVPGQLPPTGSVGTAEAPIGDIPAVGVSKEVGARLRRRFDGDEVTVDVTCEVPAAESGNVHAELGPDTDEEVLVTSHLDAHDIAEGAMDNGAGTAMVVEVARALAAREDELDTRVRFVCFGAEEVGLVGSEYEADRLGDDRANVKAIVNNDGVVAGRTLKLTTHGFDELGTAAETVAERFDHDVSSLPEQLPHSDHWPFVAHGVPAYMVGSEKEGRGRGWGHTHADTIEKLESRTLREQAILLTELTVELADADREIPHADPADIAAALEAEDQAEGMKVTGDWPF
- a CDS encoding thiolase domain-containing protein, which produces MTDVRIAGVGLTKFGSHPERTGRDLFAEAALAAREDAGVSRDDYEEIFYGNFMGELAEKQGHQGPVMAEAAGLDCPATRYEQACASAGVAFRQAVATIRSGAADVVLAGGMERMNNLGTAEVTQSLAIAADELFEVRAGVTFPGAYALMARAYFDAFGGDNEDLAHIAVKNHANAMQNDYAQFHREITVEDALESPVVADPLTLYDACPITDGASAVVLVSDDYAERHDLDAPVSVTGSGQGGDKAALQDRPHLARTPAATKAADAAYADAGIGPDDVDVAEVHDCFTIAEVLALESLGLYDHGEGVGAAARGETTRDGDLPVNLSGGLKAKGHPVGATGTAQIVEMTKLLRGDHGNSDAVPDARVGVTHNAGGTVASAVVHVLEVDR
- a CDS encoding Zn-ribbon domain-containing OB-fold protein; protein product: MTDTGYDEWLAAIADGEGCYLACPDGHGSLPPRRSCPHCGAAELTAEPLPETGEIRTFTEVHVPAPNFADEAPYVTAIASFGPVKLTGVVRDLPADEVDLGTTVSIDVGENATTDERLLVFRPASE